A genomic region of Ewingella sp. CoE-038-23 contains the following coding sequences:
- a CDS encoding sugar porter family MFS transporter, giving the protein MSNSTSSKGKRSNKSVTFFVCFLAALAGLLFGLDIGVIAGALPFISHEFQITSHQQEWVVSSMMFGAAVGAIGSGWLNFRLGRKFSLMIGAVLFVVGSLCSAFAPNTEVLIVARVLLGLAVGIASYTAPIYLSEIAPEKIRGSMISMYQLMITIGILAAYLSDTAFSYTGAWRWMLGVITIPALLLLIGVFFLPDSPRWLAARGDDNKARRVLERLRDSSAQAKNELDEIRESLKIKQSGWGLFTSNKNFRRAVFLGILLQVMQQFTGMNVIMYYAPKIFGIAGFASTSQQMWGTVIVGLVNVLATFIAIGLVDRWGRKPTLKLGFLVMALGMGILGTMLHIGVESDAAKYFSIAMLLMFIVGFAMSAGPLIWVLCSEIQPLRGRDFGITVSTATNWIANMIVGATFLTMLDSLGNANTFWVYAALNVVFIFITIALIPETKNVSLEHIERNLMKGEALRDIGK; this is encoded by the coding sequence ATGAGTAACTCAACGTCTAGCAAAGGGAAACGCTCGAATAAAAGCGTGACCTTCTTTGTCTGTTTTCTCGCTGCACTAGCGGGGCTGCTGTTCGGCCTTGATATCGGGGTCATCGCTGGCGCTCTTCCCTTCATCAGTCATGAATTCCAAATCACCAGCCACCAGCAAGAATGGGTGGTCAGCTCGATGATGTTTGGTGCAGCCGTGGGTGCTATCGGCAGTGGCTGGCTGAACTTCCGCCTTGGTCGTAAATTCAGCCTGATGATTGGCGCCGTGCTGTTCGTGGTCGGCTCCCTGTGCTCTGCCTTCGCGCCTAATACCGAGGTGCTGATCGTCGCACGCGTATTATTGGGTCTGGCAGTGGGTATTGCCTCCTACACCGCGCCAATTTATTTGTCAGAAATCGCGCCAGAGAAAATCCGCGGCAGCATGATCTCCATGTACCAGTTGATGATCACCATCGGTATCTTGGCAGCCTACCTGTCTGACACCGCCTTCAGCTACACTGGCGCATGGCGCTGGATGCTGGGTGTGATCACCATTCCTGCCCTGCTGCTGTTGATTGGCGTGTTCTTCCTGCCGGATAGCCCACGCTGGCTGGCGGCGCGTGGCGATGACAACAAGGCGCGACGGGTGCTGGAAAGACTGCGTGATAGCAGTGCTCAAGCGAAAAACGAGCTGGATGAAATCCGCGAAAGCCTGAAGATCAAACAGAGTGGCTGGGGCCTGTTCACCAGTAACAAGAACTTCCGCCGCGCGGTGTTCCTCGGCATCCTGTTGCAGGTAATGCAGCAGTTCACCGGGATGAACGTCATCATGTACTACGCGCCAAAAATCTTCGGGATCGCGGGCTTTGCCAGCACGTCTCAGCAGATGTGGGGCACGGTGATCGTCGGTTTGGTTAACGTTCTCGCCACCTTTATCGCCATTGGTCTGGTTGACCGCTGGGGGCGTAAACCTACGCTGAAACTGGGCTTCCTGGTGATGGCGCTGGGTATGGGTATTCTCGGCACCATGCTGCATATCGGCGTAGAATCCGACGCGGCGAAATACTTCTCCATCGCCATGTTGCTGATGTTTATCGTCGGTTTTGCGATGAGCGCCGGTCCGCTGATTTGGGTACTTTGTTCTGAAATCCAGCCGCTGCGCGGTCGTGATTTTGGTATCACCGTGTCCACCGCCACCAACTGGATTGCCAACATGATTGTCGGTGCCACCTTCCTGACCATGCTGGACAGCCTCGGCAACGCCAATACCTTCTGGGTCTACGCCGCGCTGAACGTGGTGTTCATCTTCATCACCATTGCGTTGATTCCTGAAACGAAAAACGTTTCTCTGGAACACATCGAACGCAATCTGATGAAAGGCGAAGCACTGCGCGACATCGGTAAATAA
- a CDS encoding SprT family zinc-dependent metalloprotease — MKNPRLPIALQQAVMRCLREKLQLANAYFGTDYSEPEISYQQRGTSAGSAYLQHWQIRLNPILLIENQQPFIDEVVPHELAHLLVYRRFGRAAAPHGKEWRWMMEQVLGVSASRTHKFETASVQSKTYPYLCACQEHQLTVRRHNRVMRKESEYRCRHCGELLRFHVKGSG, encoded by the coding sequence ATGAAAAACCCACGCCTCCCTATCGCCCTGCAACAAGCCGTTATGCGCTGCCTGCGGGAAAAACTCCAGCTCGCTAACGCCTATTTCGGTACTGACTATTCAGAGCCAGAAATCAGCTATCAGCAGCGTGGAACCAGTGCGGGCAGTGCCTACCTGCAACACTGGCAAATCCGCCTTAACCCAATCTTACTGATTGAAAACCAGCAGCCGTTTATTGACGAAGTGGTGCCGCACGAGCTGGCGCACCTGTTGGTTTACCGGCGTTTTGGCCGCGCCGCCGCGCCCCACGGCAAAGAGTGGCGCTGGATGATGGAACAGGTGCTCGGCGTTTCCGCCAGTCGCACCCATAAGTTCGAAACGGCCTCGGTTCAAAGCAAAACCTACCCTTATCTCTGCGCCTGTCAGGAGCACCAGTTGACGGTCAGACGCCACAACCGCGTCATGCGCAAAGAGTCGGAATATCGCTGTCGCCACTGTGGCGAACTGCTAAGATTTCACGTCAAAGGATCGGGTTAA
- the endA gene encoding deoxyribonuclease I → MSRKFIASLGLIAAFFPFLAISKGINNFSQAKAEAVKINQGAPTFYCGCDINWQGKKGTPDLKSCGYQPRKNLSRAERIEWEHVMPAWQFGHLRQCWQDGGRKSCAKDAGYRQIETDLHNLQPAIGEVNGDRNNFMYSQWNGGEGQYGRCEMKVDFKAKAAEPPARARGAIARTYFYMRDRYQLNLSRQQTQLFTAWNKQYPVTSWECLRDNRIAQVQGNHNPYVQQACMQQKG, encoded by the coding sequence ATGTCTCGCAAATTCATTGCCTCACTGGGGCTCATCGCCGCATTTTTCCCTTTTCTCGCCATCAGCAAAGGCATTAACAACTTCAGCCAGGCCAAGGCCGAGGCGGTGAAGATCAATCAGGGCGCGCCGACCTTTTACTGCGGCTGCGACATCAATTGGCAAGGTAAGAAAGGCACGCCAGACCTGAAATCCTGCGGCTATCAGCCACGCAAGAATCTGTCTCGTGCGGAACGCATTGAGTGGGAGCACGTGATGCCAGCTTGGCAATTCGGCCACTTACGCCAGTGCTGGCAGGACGGCGGGCGCAAAAGCTGCGCGAAAGACGCGGGCTATCGCCAAATTGAAACTGACCTGCATAACCTGCAACCGGCGATTGGCGAGGTGAATGGCGACCGCAATAACTTTATGTACAGCCAGTGGAACGGTGGCGAAGGCCAATACGGTCGCTGCGAGATGAAGGTGGATTTCAAAGCCAAGGCCGCCGAGCCGCCAGCCCGCGCCCGTGGTGCCATTGCCCGCACCTATTTTTATATGCGCGATCGCTACCAGCTCAACTTATCGCGCCAGCAGACTCAGCTATTTACCGCGTGGAACAAGCAGTATCCGGTGACCTCGTGGGAATGCTTACGCGATAATCGCATTGCACAAGTACAGGGAAATCATAATCCTTACGTGCAGCAGGCTTGCATGCAGCAAAAGGGCTAA
- the rsmE gene encoding 16S rRNA (uracil(1498)-N(3))-methyltransferase — protein sequence MRIPRIFHPQPIIDHSDIALSEDAANHTGRVLRMQPGQTIQLFDGSNQTFEATITHVDKKSVRVSVGAGVLADNESPLNLHLGQVISRGEKMEFTIQKSIELGVNTITPLFSERCGVKLDGERLEKKLQQWQKIAIAACEQCGRNRIPEIREAMQLEAWCAEQDNSLKLNLHPRASHSINTLPLPVDNVRLLIGPEGGLSAEEIAMTGGYGFTDILLGPRVLRTETTALTAITALQVRFGDLG from the coding sequence ATGCGCATACCTCGCATTTTTCACCCGCAACCTATTATCGACCACAGCGACATTGCGCTTAGCGAAGATGCGGCAAACCACACTGGCCGCGTATTGCGTATGCAGCCGGGGCAGACTATTCAGCTGTTCGATGGCAGCAACCAGACCTTTGAAGCCACGATCACCCACGTTGATAAGAAGAGCGTTCGCGTGAGCGTCGGAGCAGGCGTGCTGGCCGATAATGAATCTCCGCTGAATTTACATCTCGGGCAGGTGATTTCGCGCGGCGAAAAGATGGAGTTCACCATTCAGAAATCTATCGAGCTGGGCGTGAACACCATCACTCCGCTGTTTTCAGAGCGTTGTGGCGTTAAACTCGACGGCGAGCGGCTGGAGAAGAAGCTCCAGCAGTGGCAGAAAATTGCCATCGCGGCCTGCGAGCAGTGTGGCCGCAACCGTATTCCAGAAATTCGCGAAGCCATGCAGCTAGAAGCCTGGTGCGCCGAGCAGGACAATAGCCTGAAGCTCAATCTGCACCCGCGCGCCAGCCACAGCATCAATACGCTGCCGCTGCCGGTGGATAATGTCCGCCTGCTGATTGGCCCGGAGGGCGGTTTGTCCGCCGAAGAGATCGCCATGACCGGCGGCTACGGCTTCACAGATATCTTGCTCGGGCCGCGCGTGCTGCGCACGGAAACCACGGCGCTGACCGCAATCACCGCTTTGCAAGTTCGCTTCGGCGACTTAGGTTAA
- the gshB gene encoding glutathione synthase, giving the protein MIKLGIVMDPISSINIKKDTSFGMLLEAQSRGYELHYMEMNSLYLRGGEGRALTRKLSVKQDYDNWYEFGSEQDIALQDLDVILMRKDPPFDTEFIYATYILERAEEKGTLIVNKPQSLRDCNEKLFTAWFPELTPDTLVTRNAAQLKAFHKEHTDVILKPLDGMGGASIFRLKPEDANVSVIIETLTEHGSRFCMAQNYLPAIKDGDKRVLVVDGEPVPYCLARIPAQGETRGNLAAGGRGEARPLSESDWAIARKVAPILKEKGLIFVGLDIIGDRLTEINVTSPTCAREIEAAFPISVTGMLMDAIEKRLANR; this is encoded by the coding sequence ATGATCAAGCTTGGCATCGTAATGGACCCAATTTCGTCCATTAATATCAAAAAAGACACCAGCTTCGGCATGCTGCTGGAAGCACAAAGTCGCGGTTATGAACTGCACTATATGGAGATGAACTCTCTGTATCTGCGCGGCGGTGAAGGTCGTGCTCTGACCCGCAAGCTGAGCGTGAAACAGGACTACGACAATTGGTATGAGTTCGGCTCAGAGCAGGATATCGCGCTGCAAGATCTGGACGTGATCCTGATGCGTAAAGATCCGCCGTTTGATACCGAATTTATCTACGCCACTTACATCCTTGAGCGCGCTGAAGAGAAAGGCACGCTTATTGTGAACAAACCGCAGAGCCTGCGTGACTGCAACGAGAAGCTGTTTACCGCGTGGTTCCCAGAGCTGACGCCAGACACGCTGGTGACCCGCAATGCGGCACAACTCAAAGCTTTCCATAAAGAGCACACTGACGTGATCCTCAAGCCGCTGGACGGCATGGGCGGCGCGTCAATCTTCCGTCTGAAACCAGAAGACGCCAACGTCTCGGTTATCATTGAAACCCTGACCGAACACGGCAGCCGCTTCTGCATGGCGCAAAACTACCTGCCGGCCATCAAAGACGGTGACAAACGCGTCTTGGTGGTCGACGGCGAACCTGTGCCTTACTGCCTGGCGCGTATCCCGGCTCAGGGCGAAACCCGTGGGAATCTGGCCGCCGGTGGCCGTGGCGAAGCCCGTCCGTTAAGCGAAAGCGATTGGGCCATTGCTCGCAAAGTCGCGCCAATTCTCAAAGAGAAAGGTTTGATTTTCGTCGGTCTGGACATCATTGGTGACCGCCTGACGGAAATTAACGTGACCAGCCCGACCTGCGCCCGTGAAATTGAAGCCGCATTCCCGATTTCCGTTACCGGAATGCTGATGGACGCTATCGAAAAGCGTTTGGCAAATCGCTAA
- a CDS encoding YqgE/AlgH family protein, producing MNLQHHFLIAMPGLDEPTFKRSVVYVCEHNEDGAMGLVINKLVEDFTVENVLDKLEITPSPRDPAIRLDRPVFSGGPLADDRGFILHTPRAGFGSSIQISDTTMITTSKDVLETLGTPDQPKDVLVALGYAAWEQGQLEKELLDNAWLTIEANSDILFRTPIAERWREAAKMIGINVSQLATHAGHA from the coding sequence ATGAACTTACAACATCACTTCCTTATTGCCATGCCCGGACTAGATGAACCCACGTTCAAGCGTTCGGTCGTTTATGTTTGCGAACATAACGAAGACGGCGCAATGGGTCTGGTGATTAATAAACTGGTGGAAGATTTCACCGTCGAAAACGTCCTCGATAAATTAGAGATAACGCCTTCACCGCGCGATCCTGCAATCCGCTTAGATCGCCCGGTATTTTCTGGCGGCCCATTGGCTGACGATCGCGGGTTTATTCTGCACACGCCGCGCGCCGGATTTGGCTCCAGCATCCAGATTTCAGACACCACCATGATCACGACCTCCAAGGACGTCCTTGAGACTCTGGGCACGCCCGATCAGCCGAAAGATGTTTTAGTCGCGCTGGGCTACGCCGCCTGGGAGCAGGGCCAGCTGGAGAAAGAGCTGCTGGACAACGCGTGGCTGACCATTGAAGCCAACAGCGACATCCTGTTCCGCACGCCGATTGCCGAGCGCTGGCGCGAAGCGGCCAAGATGATTGGTATCAACGTCAGCCAGCTCGCCACCCACGCAGGTCACGCATAA
- the ruvX gene encoding Holliday junction resolvase RuvX, producing MANRTVFGFDFGTKSIGLAIGQEVTGTARPLTSFKAQDGTPDWQKIEKLLKEWLPDLVVVGLPLNMDGTEQPLTARARKFANRLHGRFGVQVELHDERLSTVEARADLFDRGGFRALDKGSVDAASAVIILESWFEKQWSQPAAEQ from the coding sequence ATGGCTAACCGCACGGTATTCGGCTTTGACTTCGGTACCAAAAGCATCGGTCTGGCTATCGGTCAAGAAGTCACCGGCACGGCTCGCCCGCTGACCTCCTTCAAAGCCCAAGATGGCACCCCCGACTGGCAAAAGATTGAGAAGCTGCTGAAAGAGTGGCTGCCCGATCTGGTGGTGGTTGGCCTGCCACTCAATATGGACGGCACCGAGCAGCCCCTGACCGCCCGCGCCCGCAAGTTTGCTAATCGCCTGCATGGCCGTTTTGGCGTTCAGGTTGAGCTACATGACGAACGCCTGAGCACCGTCGAAGCCCGTGCCGACCTGTTCGATCGCGGCGGATTCCGTGCGTTAGACAAAGGCAGCGTGGACGCCGCGTCCGCCGTCATCATTTTGGAAAGCTGGTTTGAGAAGCAGTGGAGTCAACCCGCGGCGGAGCAATAA
- a CDS encoding type IV pilus twitching motility protein PilT, whose product MDINGFVERSVKQNASDLHLCAGHQPMLRTQGELQPLQGTPKISAENMRWLSDIWLEPQQLEALQREGQADCAITLGTGQRIRVNFFKQLHGLSAALRRVPEKCPQLEQLHVPQVLAELATQEDGLILVTGATGSGKSTTLAAMIDYLNRSRARHVITLEDPIEFIHHSKRCLIQQRELGRHTRSFIEAIRGALREDPDVLLLGELRDAESIRLALTAAETGHLVLATLHTRNATQAVDRLVDVFPAEEKNFVRTQLAGSLRGIIAQKLVAGNEGKRVALFEVLTSTPAVANLIREGKTHQLADVLQTGGKAGMQTFEQSRLQRVATGLIAPPRVDSTASQTSFPK is encoded by the coding sequence GTGGATATCAATGGATTTGTGGAGCGTAGTGTAAAGCAAAATGCGTCAGATCTGCACCTCTGCGCCGGACATCAACCGATGTTACGCACGCAGGGAGAATTACAGCCGTTGCAGGGGACGCCCAAAATCAGTGCCGAAAACATGCGCTGGCTGAGTGACATCTGGCTGGAACCCCAGCAGTTGGAGGCGTTACAGCGAGAAGGGCAGGCCGATTGCGCCATCACTCTTGGCACGGGCCAGCGCATCAGGGTGAATTTCTTCAAACAGCTGCACGGCTTGTCAGCCGCGCTGCGCCGCGTGCCGGAGAAATGCCCGCAGCTGGAGCAGCTCCACGTGCCGCAGGTCTTAGCCGAGCTGGCAACCCAAGAGGACGGGTTGATTCTGGTCACCGGCGCTACGGGCAGTGGCAAATCCACCACCCTTGCGGCGATGATTGATTACCTTAATCGCAGCCGGGCGCGGCACGTCATCACGCTGGAAGACCCGATTGAGTTTATTCACCACAGCAAGCGTTGTCTGATTCAGCAGCGCGAGTTGGGGCGACATACGCGATCCTTTATTGAGGCGATACGCGGGGCGCTGCGTGAGGACCCGGACGTGCTGCTGCTTGGCGAATTACGCGACGCAGAAAGCATCCGTCTGGCCCTGACTGCCGCCGAAACCGGCCACTTGGTGCTGGCAACCTTGCATACGCGCAATGCCACTCAGGCCGTCGACCGGCTGGTGGATGTTTTCCCGGCGGAAGAGAAAAACTTTGTGAGAACTCAGCTGGCAGGCAGCCTGCGCGGGATTATCGCGCAAAAGTTGGTAGCCGGAAATGAGGGGAAAAGAGTGGCGCTGTTTGAAGTGCTGACCTCGACGCCAGCCGTAGCCAATTTAATTCGTGAAGGGAAGACACATCAACTGGCGGATGTTTTGCAAACCGGCGGTAAGGCCGGAATGCAAACCTTCGAGCAGAGTCGCTTGCAGCGCGTCGCTACCGGGCTTATTGCTCCGCCGCGGGTTGACTCCACTGCTTCTCAAACCAGCTTTCCAAAATGA
- a CDS encoding YggS family pyridoxal phosphate-dependent enzyme, whose protein sequence is MSLSQHNAIGKNLQDVREKIAAAAKRCERPLEEITLLAVSKTKPASDVEKAIEAGQLAFGENYVQEGVEKIAHFAGHQPALTWHFIGPLQSNKSRLVAENFDWCHTVDRLKIAQRLNEQRPAGLAPLNVLIQVNISDEASKSGIALSEVDALAEQISQMPNLVLRGLMAIPAVETDYQRQLAVFTEMREAFDALRQRYPQADTLSMGMTDDMPAAIAAGSTMVRIGTAIFGARDYA, encoded by the coding sequence ATGAGCCTTAGTCAGCACAACGCTATTGGGAAGAACCTACAGGATGTCCGTGAGAAAATCGCAGCCGCTGCAAAGCGCTGCGAGCGGCCTCTGGAAGAAATTACGCTGCTTGCAGTCAGCAAAACTAAACCTGCGAGCGACGTCGAAAAAGCCATTGAAGCCGGGCAGTTGGCCTTCGGTGAAAACTACGTTCAGGAAGGCGTGGAGAAGATTGCGCACTTTGCCGGACATCAGCCTGCATTGACATGGCACTTTATCGGCCCGCTGCAATCCAATAAAAGCCGTCTGGTGGCTGAGAATTTCGACTGGTGCCACACCGTCGATCGTCTAAAAATTGCCCAGCGACTAAATGAACAGCGTCCGGCAGGCTTAGCGCCGCTTAACGTATTGATTCAAGTAAACATTAGCGATGAAGCCAGTAAGTCTGGCATTGCGCTAAGTGAAGTCGATGCCTTGGCTGAACAGATAAGCCAGATGCCCAATCTTGTTTTGCGCGGCTTGATGGCCATTCCGGCTGTAGAAACCGATTATCAGCGCCAGTTGGCGGTGTTCACCGAGATGCGCGAAGCCTTTGACGCCCTGCGCCAGCGCTACCCGCAGGCCGACACGCTGTCGATGGGGATGACCGATGACATGCCCGCCGCGATTGCCGCTGGCAGTACCATGGTGCGAATTGGTACCGCAATATTTGGTGCGCGTGACTACGCTTAG
- the proC gene encoding pyrroline-5-carboxylate reductase: MQHRKLCFIGAGNMAGAIISGLIESGYPANLISVCAPSGKNRDPLAEKYGVKSSDDNIGCAKEAEVVVLAVKPQLMADVCKTLQKDVDFSGKLVLSIAAGVKVARFKELLGDNLKIVRIMPNTPSLVGQGMSGLYAPEDVGQQDRDYTSDLMTAVGKVCWVDSEEGINHVIAAAGSAPAYFFLFMEAMQAEAERLGFSTDTARMLVEQAARGASALVAASPDTPLSTLRENVTSKGGTTFEALKVLTDQKLPEIVSQAMQAAIKRAQEMEKLF; this comes from the coding sequence ATGCAACATCGCAAACTCTGTTTTATCGGCGCCGGTAACATGGCAGGTGCCATCATTTCTGGCCTGATCGAAAGCGGCTATCCGGCAAACTTAATCAGCGTGTGCGCCCCTTCGGGCAAAAACCGTGACCCACTGGCGGAAAAATATGGCGTAAAAAGCAGCGACGACAATATTGGCTGCGCCAAAGAAGCCGAGGTTGTTGTGCTGGCGGTTAAACCACAACTGATGGCAGATGTATGTAAAACACTGCAAAAGGACGTGGATTTTAGCGGGAAACTGGTACTGTCAATCGCCGCAGGCGTGAAGGTCGCGCGCTTCAAAGAGCTGCTTGGCGACAATCTGAAGATCGTGCGCATTATGCCAAATACCCCGTCGCTGGTCGGTCAGGGCATGAGCGGTTTGTATGCGCCAGAAGACGTGGGCCAGCAGGATCGCGACTACACCAGCGACCTGATGACCGCCGTCGGCAAAGTGTGCTGGGTTGATAGCGAAGAAGGTATTAACCACGTTATCGCCGCCGCGGGCAGTGCGCCGGCCTATTTCTTCCTGTTTATGGAAGCGATGCAAGCCGAAGCCGAGCGTTTAGGTTTTAGTACCGACACCGCCCGTATGCTGGTTGAGCAAGCGGCAAGGGGCGCGTCAGCACTAGTGGCCGCCAGCCCGGACACGCCGCTGTCCACCCTGCGCGAGAACGTCACCTCAAAAGGCGGCACGACCTTCGAAGCGCTAAAAGTCCTTACCGATCAGAAGTTGCCAGAAATTGTTTCGCAAGCCATGCAAGCTGCCATTAAACGCGCGCAGGAAATGGAAAAACTGTTCTAA
- a CDS encoding YggT family protein: protein MLTLTFLVKTLIDLYVMVLLLRIWMQWARTDFYNPFSQFVVKITQPIIGPLRRIIPPLGPIDSASLLLAFLLMTIKYPLLLLIQGGGISLSPYNLLFGLIALVKSAGYLVFWLIIIRSLMSWVSQGRGPMDYVLMQLTEPLMSPIRRFLPAMGGIDFSAMVVILILYMLNYLGMDLLGELWFLL from the coding sequence ATGTTAACGCTGACTTTCTTGGTTAAAACCCTGATTGACCTGTATGTCATGGTTTTACTATTACGCATCTGGATGCAGTGGGCGCGGACCGATTTTTACAATCCGTTCTCACAGTTCGTGGTGAAAATCACCCAGCCAATCATTGGGCCGCTGCGTCGCATTATTCCGCCGCTGGGGCCGATTGACAGCGCCTCGCTGCTGCTGGCTTTCTTGCTGATGACTATCAAATATCCACTGCTGCTGTTGATTCAGGGCGGAGGAATTTCACTTAGCCCTTATAACCTGCTGTTCGGCCTGATTGCGCTGGTGAAGTCGGCGGGCTATCTGGTGTTCTGGCTTATCATTATCCGCTCGCTGATGAGCTGGGTCAGCCAGGGCCGTGGGCCGATGGACTATGTATTGATGCAGCTGACCGAGCCGCTAATGTCGCCGATTCGCCGCTTTTTGCCCGCGATGGGCGGTATCGACTTCTCAGCGATGGTGGTGATCCTTATCCTCTATATGCTGAATTATCTTGGTATGGATCTGCTGGGTGAGCTGTGGTTCCTGCTCTAA
- the yggU gene encoding DUF167 family protein YggU → MVPALNPVCWQADALVLRLVIQPKASRDGLIGLHGDEFKVAITAPPVDGQANTHLVKYLAKQFKVAKSQVSIEKGELGRHKQVRIENPQQIPTEVATLLAK, encoded by the coding sequence GTGGTTCCTGCTCTAAACCCGGTCTGCTGGCAGGCCGACGCACTGGTTTTACGGCTAGTTATTCAGCCGAAAGCCAGCCGCGACGGCCTGATAGGTTTGCATGGCGACGAGTTCAAAGTCGCCATCACCGCCCCGCCCGTTGATGGTCAAGCGAATACGCATCTGGTGAAATACCTCGCCAAACAGTTTAAAGTCGCCAAAAGTCAGGTCAGTATTGAGAAAGGCGAATTGGGCCGTCACAAACAAGTCCGCATTGAAAATCCGCAACAGATACCGACCGAAGTCGCGACGTTGCTCGCAAAATAA
- the rdgB gene encoding RdgB/HAM1 family non-canonical purine NTP pyrophosphatase, with the protein MQKVVLATGNPGKVRELAHLLADFGLDVVAQTELGVESAEETGLTFIENAILKARHAAAITGLPAIADDSGLAVDILGGAPGIYSARYAGLEASDQQNLDKLLVTLKDVPQGQRSAQFHCVLVYMRHAEDPTPIVCHGSWDGEILFAEAGKGGFGYDPIFQVPALGKSAAELTREEKSAVSHRGQALKLLLAAMKEKTQKNA; encoded by the coding sequence ATGCAAAAAGTAGTCTTAGCGACCGGCAACCCCGGCAAAGTGCGCGAACTCGCCCACCTGTTAGCTGACTTCGGCCTTGATGTTGTGGCTCAAACCGAGCTTGGCGTGGAGTCAGCCGAGGAAACCGGCCTGACCTTTATTGAGAACGCCATTTTGAAAGCGCGCCACGCCGCCGCCATCACCGGCCTGCCTGCCATCGCCGATGATTCCGGCTTAGCCGTGGATATCTTGGGCGGCGCACCGGGCATCTACTCGGCACGTTATGCCGGTTTAGAAGCCAGCGATCAGCAGAATCTCGATAAACTGCTGGTCACGCTGAAAGACGTGCCGCAGGGCCAGCGCAGCGCCCAGTTCCACTGCGTGCTGGTTTATATGCGCCACGCCGAAGACCCGACGCCCATCGTCTGCCACGGCAGCTGGGACGGCGAAATCCTGTTTGCGGAAGCGGGCAAAGGCGGCTTCGGCTATGACCCTATCTTCCAGGTTCCGGCGCTGGGTAAATCCGCCGCCGAACTGACCCGTGAAGAGAAAAGCGCGGTATCCCACCGCGGGCAGGCACTGAAATTACTGCTTGCCGCTATGAAAGAGAAAACCCAGAAGAATGCGTAA